In Streptomyces longhuiensis, the following proteins share a genomic window:
- a CDS encoding alpha/beta fold hydrolase, producing the protein MDETVLTEDGVRLWAVRSGAGAPVVFCHGGPGLWDTLEDVAELLSGRVTVHRWDQRGCGRSERRGPYAMARSVADLDAVRRHFGLERMALLGHSWGAQLALRYALEHPGRVSKLVYVSGTGIDQDSTWHAAYKRNQRANLGAHVGRWEALKGLGERSEAEDREYSVLQWSADFSERERAIEHAERMATPWLGVNFECNATINAEGKRTWGTTALRAACEELDVPTLIVDGAEDIRPRRAVDSLEQALPRASRKVLQDAGHLPWVEAPDGFRTAVGGFLADRL; encoded by the coding sequence ATGGACGAGACAGTGCTGACGGAAGACGGGGTCCGGCTCTGGGCGGTTCGGAGTGGTGCGGGCGCACCCGTGGTGTTCTGTCATGGCGGGCCAGGGTTGTGGGACACCCTTGAGGATGTGGCTGAGCTGCTGTCGGGCCGGGTCACAGTGCACCGCTGGGATCAGCGGGGATGTGGCCGGTCGGAGCGGCGTGGGCCGTACGCGATGGCTCGGTCCGTGGCCGACCTCGACGCCGTCCGCCGGCATTTCGGGCTGGAGCGGATGGCGCTGCTGGGGCACTCGTGGGGCGCCCAACTGGCCTTGCGGTACGCCCTGGAGCATCCCGGCCGCGTGAGCAAGCTGGTCTACGTGTCCGGCACCGGAATCGATCAGGACTCCACCTGGCACGCGGCGTACAAACGGAACCAGCGCGCCAATCTCGGGGCCCACGTGGGGCGTTGGGAGGCGCTGAAGGGCCTGGGAGAGCGTTCCGAGGCGGAGGACCGTGAGTACTCGGTGCTGCAGTGGTCGGCGGACTTCAGCGAACGGGAGCGCGCGATCGAGCACGCCGAGCGCATGGCCACACCCTGGCTCGGCGTGAATTTCGAGTGCAACGCCACCATCAACGCCGAGGGCAAGCGCACTTGGGGAACGACGGCTCTGCGCGCGGCATGCGAGGAGCTCGATGTCCCGACGCTGATCGTGGACGGGGCGGAGGACATTCGGCCGCGCCGGGCCGTGGATTCGCTGGAGCAGGCCCTGCCTCGGGCGTCGCGGAAGGTGTTGCAGGACGCGGGGCATCTTCCGTGGGTCGAGGCACCGGACGGTTTCCGGACGGCGGTGGGCGGCTTCCTCGCCGATCGGCTGTAG
- a CDS encoding FAD-binding oxidoreductase, with translation MRTELRGPVIAQGDPEYDEARKIYNGMIDRQPTAMVRCSDAADVMTAVDFIRDHGLELAVRGGGHSGGGMCLVDDAVTIDLSPMRWVRVDPAQKTAWVGGGSQLRDLDHAAHAFGLAIPAGIMSTTGIGGLTLGGGHGHLTRKYGLTIDSLLSVDMVLADGSFVTASETEHSDLFWALRGGGGNFGIVTAFQFQLHPVHTVGVALTLWPVEKTREVLQWYREFLPQAPEDLNGFFAALTVPPGPPFPEEIHGRKMCGVVWCWTGDLARTDEAIAAVEEAGPPAFRFTAPMPYPALQTMFDELLPKGLQWYWRGDFFDRITDEAIDVHAKFAENLPTALSTMHLYPVNAAASRVSEDATAWGYREAVWSGVIAGIDPDPANADAVKQWARAYWHDLHPYSMGGAYVNFIGADEHEDRVQATYRHNYDRLAEVKRKYDPNNLFHANQNIEPAGAQAA, from the coding sequence ATGCGAACTGAGCTGCGTGGCCCGGTCATTGCGCAGGGCGACCCGGAGTACGACGAGGCGCGCAAGATCTACAACGGGATGATCGACCGGCAGCCGACCGCGATGGTGCGGTGCTCGGACGCGGCGGACGTCATGACGGCGGTCGACTTCATCCGCGACCACGGACTGGAACTCGCCGTCCGCGGCGGCGGGCACAGCGGCGGCGGCATGTGCCTCGTCGACGACGCGGTCACGATCGACCTGTCACCGATGCGCTGGGTGCGCGTGGACCCCGCGCAGAAGACGGCCTGGGTGGGCGGCGGCAGCCAACTGCGTGACCTCGACCACGCGGCGCACGCGTTCGGCCTGGCGATACCCGCCGGCATCATGTCGACGACCGGCATCGGCGGCCTGACCCTCGGGGGCGGTCACGGTCACCTGACGCGCAAGTACGGCCTGACGATCGACAGCCTCCTCAGCGTGGACATGGTCCTCGCGGACGGCAGCTTCGTCACGGCGAGCGAGACCGAACACTCCGACCTGTTCTGGGCGTTGAGGGGCGGCGGCGGAAACTTCGGCATCGTCACCGCGTTCCAGTTCCAGCTGCATCCGGTGCACACGGTGGGTGTCGCGCTGACGCTGTGGCCGGTCGAGAAGACACGCGAAGTCCTGCAGTGGTACCGGGAGTTCCTGCCGCAGGCACCCGAGGACCTGAACGGCTTCTTCGCCGCGCTGACCGTGCCGCCGGGTCCGCCCTTCCCCGAGGAGATCCACGGCAGGAAGATGTGCGGGGTGGTGTGGTGCTGGACGGGAGACCTGGCCCGTACGGACGAGGCGATCGCGGCGGTGGAGGAAGCGGGCCCGCCCGCCTTCCGGTTCACGGCGCCGATGCCGTACCCGGCGCTGCAGACCATGTTCGACGAGCTGCTCCCCAAGGGCCTGCAGTGGTACTGGCGCGGTGACTTCTTCGACCGCATCACGGACGAGGCCATCGACGTGCACGCCAAGTTCGCCGAGAACCTCCCCACCGCGCTGTCGACGATGCACCTCTACCCGGTGAACGCGGCCGCGTCCCGGGTCTCCGAGGACGCGACGGCCTGGGGCTACCGGGAAGCGGTCTGGTCGGGCGTCATCGCGGGCATCGACCCGGACCCGGCGAACGCGGACGCCGTCAAGCAGTGGGCGAGGGCGTACTGGCACGACCTGCACCCGTACTCGATGGGCGGCGCCTACGTGAATTTCATCGGCGCGGACGAGCACGAGGACCGCGTCCAGGCGACGTACCGCCACAACTACGACCGCTTGGCGGAGGTCAAGCGCAAGTACGACCCGAACAACCTGTTCCACGCCAACCAGAACATCGAGCCGGCGGGGGCGCAGGCGGCGTAG
- a CDS encoding sulfite oxidase — protein sequence MDGADQAMNGPGGLGGVSRPGRLATPGEGITPDELALAARNHGLPLEALRYDVTPPGLHYVLVHYDIPDASADDWRLTVDGLVRAPLTFDLAALRSRPAVTRRVTLECAGNGRALLTPRPVSQPWLVEAVGTADWTGVPLRVLLDEAGVDDGAVEAVFTGADHGVERGVEQDYRRSLPVEVAMGDVLVAYAMNGAPLPPQHGYPLRLVVPGWYGMAQVKWLRGITLVDTPFDGFQQAVAYRLRWAADDPGEPVTRILPRALMIPPGFPDFMSRARVVHPGPVLLEGRAWSGHGPVTRVDVTTDDGATWSDATLDPADSEPTDADPTDGDPSHGHATAWRHWHAPWTAVPGTHVLGARATDATGRTQPLTQPWNRGGFANNLVQRIPVHCL from the coding sequence ATGGACGGAGCGGACCAAGCCATGAACGGACCCGGCGGTCTCGGTGGGGTCAGTCGTCCCGGTCGGCTCGCCACCCCCGGCGAAGGCATCACCCCCGATGAACTCGCGCTCGCCGCGCGTAATCACGGCCTCCCGCTCGAAGCCCTCCGCTACGACGTCACCCCGCCCGGCCTGCACTACGTCCTCGTCCACTACGACATCCCGGACGCGAGCGCCGACGACTGGCGGCTCACGGTCGACGGCCTGGTCAGGGCGCCGCTGACCTTCGACCTGGCGGCCCTGCGGTCCCGGCCGGCCGTCACCCGCCGCGTCACGCTGGAGTGCGCGGGCAACGGGCGCGCCCTGCTCACTCCCCGGCCGGTCAGCCAGCCCTGGCTGGTCGAGGCGGTCGGCACCGCGGACTGGACCGGCGTGCCGCTGCGCGTACTCCTCGACGAGGCCGGGGTGGACGACGGCGCCGTCGAGGCCGTCTTCACCGGCGCCGACCACGGGGTCGAGCGCGGCGTCGAGCAGGACTACCGGCGCAGCCTGCCCGTCGAGGTGGCCATGGGCGACGTCCTCGTCGCGTACGCGATGAACGGCGCGCCCCTGCCCCCGCAGCACGGCTATCCGCTGCGGCTCGTCGTCCCCGGCTGGTACGGCATGGCGCAGGTGAAGTGGCTGCGCGGGATCACGCTCGTCGACACCCCCTTCGACGGGTTCCAGCAGGCCGTCGCGTACCGCCTGCGCTGGGCCGCCGACGATCCCGGCGAGCCCGTCACCCGGATCCTGCCGCGCGCCCTGATGATCCCGCCCGGGTTCCCCGACTTCATGTCGCGGGCCCGCGTGGTCCACCCCGGGCCCGTACTCCTCGAAGGCCGGGCCTGGTCCGGGCACGGACCCGTGACCAGGGTCGACGTGACCACGGACGACGGCGCCACCTGGAGCGACGCCACGCTGGACCCGGCGGACAGCGAGCCGACGGACGCAGACCCGACAGACGGAGACCCGTCGCACGGGCACGCGACGGCCTGGCGCCACTGGCACGCCCCGTGGACCGCCGTGCCCGGCACCCACGTCCTCGGCGCCCGCGCCACCGACGCCACCGGCCGCACCCAGCCGCTCACCCAGCCGTGGAACCGCGGCGGCTTCGCCAACAACCTCGTCCAGCGCATCCCCGTCCACTGCCTGTGA
- a CDS encoding globin domain-containing protein, with protein MTTSTGARPYAALNPALIRSSLAVVERRAEALTKYFYAHLFKHNPGVRAMFPERMEEQRDRLFAALTTAILNLEDTDALVDHLRTLGFDHRKFGARTEHYPAVGRSLIATLKFFSGSAWTPKTEAAWRAAYELISKIMIAGAESVPESEPAWWNAEVLRHARRAEDIAVLTVRPDRPYPFVPGQYATLTAPEAPQVWRPYSIANAPRADGTLDFHVRRVEGGLLSSALVDEVAPGGTVRLGPPLGTTTLPKAPEGELLFVAGGTGWAQIKALIEEFAVRRGSATATLLIGARTQDDVYDLGVLELLGGAHPWLRLVGALPARDRPDADATLLRELTRYAAAQSLRHAPAEWPHVYVSGPPAMVDTVETQLAMLHRVPPDRVHHDPLAHHDTGERPETAAEWFLMKRQVPWIRPRP; from the coding sequence GTGACGACGAGTACCGGCGCGAGACCGTACGCCGCCCTCAACCCCGCCCTGATCCGCTCCAGCCTCGCCGTCGTGGAACGCCGCGCGGAGGCGCTGACCAAGTACTTCTACGCCCATCTGTTCAAACACAACCCCGGTGTACGGGCCATGTTCCCGGAGCGCATGGAAGAGCAGCGCGACCGCCTCTTCGCCGCGCTGACCACGGCGATCCTGAACCTGGAGGACACCGATGCCCTCGTCGACCACCTGCGCACGCTCGGCTTCGACCACCGCAAGTTCGGGGCCCGCACCGAGCACTACCCGGCCGTCGGGCGCAGCCTGATAGCGACCCTGAAGTTCTTCTCGGGCAGCGCCTGGACGCCCAAGACGGAGGCCGCCTGGCGCGCGGCGTACGAACTCATCTCCAAGATCATGATCGCCGGGGCGGAGTCCGTGCCGGAGTCGGAACCGGCCTGGTGGAACGCGGAGGTGCTCCGGCACGCGCGCCGCGCCGAGGACATCGCCGTCCTCACCGTGCGCCCGGACCGGCCGTATCCCTTCGTTCCGGGCCAGTACGCGACGCTGACGGCCCCCGAGGCGCCGCAGGTCTGGCGCCCGTACTCGATCGCGAACGCCCCGCGCGCCGACGGCACCCTCGACTTCCACGTACGCCGCGTCGAGGGCGGCCTCCTGAGCAGCGCCCTGGTCGACGAGGTCGCCCCGGGAGGCACCGTCCGCCTCGGCCCGCCACTGGGCACGACGACGCTCCCGAAAGCCCCGGAGGGGGAGCTGCTCTTCGTCGCCGGGGGGACGGGCTGGGCGCAGATCAAGGCGCTGATCGAGGAGTTCGCCGTCCGCCGCGGCTCCGCGACCGCCACGCTGCTCATCGGCGCCCGCACGCAGGACGACGTGTACGACCTCGGCGTCCTGGAACTCCTCGGCGGCGCCCACCCGTGGCTGCGCCTGGTCGGCGCGCTGCCCGCGCGCGACCGGCCCGACGCGGACGCGACGCTCCTGCGGGAACTGACGCGTTACGCCGCCGCGCAGAGCCTGCGCCACGCGCCCGCCGAGTGGCCGCATGTGTACGTCAGCGGCCCCCCGGCCATGGTCGACACGGTGGAGACCCAACTGGCCATGCTGCACCGCGTACCGCCCGACCGCGTCCACCACGACCCGTTGGCCCACCACGACACGGGCGAGCGCCCGGAGACGGCGGCGGAGTGGTTCCTGATGAAGCGCCAGGTTCCCTGGATCCGGCCTCGTCCGTGA